In the genome of Pseudomonas protegens, one region contains:
- a CDS encoding oxygenase MpaB family protein — MEFIRSRIESQVMSLSGLSLGQLDLENPKGDPGLFGPESVSWQVHADFSSMLIGGISALLLQALHPLALAGVWDHSNFRQDMIGRLRRTGQFISGTTFGSRQDAEWLIDKVRRIHLHIVGTAPDGRPYAASDPDLLTWVHVAEVSSFLAAHLRYLNPRLSGADQDRYYDEIALIAERLGARDVPRSRRAVADYLQAMRPQLLCDERSREVLRLLQAAPAPSRLAKPFGALMMQAGIDLLPDWASVMLKVNQTPLQRQLIRASVKRSTPMLRWAVRDSSVHRAKRRMGL; from the coding sequence ATGGAATTCATTCGCAGCCGTATCGAAAGCCAGGTCATGAGCCTGTCCGGCCTCTCGCTGGGCCAACTCGATCTGGAAAACCCCAAGGGCGACCCCGGTCTGTTCGGGCCGGAATCGGTCAGTTGGCAGGTCCACGCCGACTTCAGCAGCATGCTGATCGGCGGCATCAGCGCCCTGCTGTTGCAAGCCCTGCATCCCCTGGCCCTGGCCGGTGTCTGGGACCACTCCAATTTTCGCCAGGACATGATTGGTCGCTTGCGCCGCACCGGGCAGTTCATTTCCGGCACTACCTTCGGCTCCCGTCAGGACGCCGAGTGGCTGATCGACAAAGTGCGCCGCATTCATTTGCACATCGTCGGCACCGCTCCGGATGGCCGCCCTTACGCCGCCAGCGATCCGGATCTGCTGACCTGGGTGCATGTGGCGGAAGTCAGCAGTTTTCTCGCCGCTCACCTGCGCTACCTCAACCCTCGCCTGTCTGGGGCCGACCAGGATCGCTATTACGACGAGATCGCCCTGATCGCCGAGCGCCTCGGGGCCCGGGACGTACCGCGCTCGCGGCGGGCAGTCGCCGACTACCTGCAAGCCATGCGTCCACAGCTGCTGTGCGACGAGCGCAGCCGCGAAGTGCTGCGTCTGCTCCAGGCCGCTCCCGCCCCCAGCCGACTGGCCAAGCCCTTTGGCGCACTGATGATGCAGGCGGGTATCGATCTGTTGCCGGACTGGGCCAGCGTCATGCTCAAGGTCAATCAGACGCCACTGCAGCGCCAGTTGATTCGCGCCAGTGTCAAACGCAGTACGCCGATGCTGCGCTGGGCGGTACGCGACAGTTCGGTGCACCGGGCAAAACGGCGCATGGGCCTGTAA
- a CDS encoding class I SAM-dependent rRNA methyltransferase: MSSLNQALRAALAHRQELLAELHQQGTDCYRLFHGSQEGAAGLAIDRYGPQLLVQSFHQTLERDDLLQLHDTINQQLNLSTLLVYNDRSRGNSRIDREDSVYRAEEPALEDLIGHEWGLKYRVRGRHAGQDPLLFLDLRNARGWVKQHSAGKSVLNLFAYTCGVGLSAAAGGAREVCNLDFAEGNLAVGRENGQLNPHLPGMQFVQSDYFPAIRQLAGLPITQRRGQKLPSYPRLEQRQYDLVLLDPPAWAKSAFGTVDLLRDYQSLLKPALLATAEDGVLICCNNLAKVPMPQWREQVLRCAEKAGRPVRDCQVLTPAADFPSHDGQPPLKTLILQL; encoded by the coding sequence ATGTCTTCCTTGAATCAGGCGCTGCGCGCCGCCCTCGCTCACCGCCAGGAACTGCTCGCCGAGCTGCATCAGCAAGGCACCGACTGCTACCGTCTGTTCCATGGCAGCCAGGAGGGCGCGGCGGGCCTGGCCATCGACCGCTACGGTCCGCAACTGCTGGTGCAAAGCTTTCACCAGACGCTGGAACGCGACGACCTGCTGCAATTGCACGACACCATCAATCAGCAGCTGAACCTGTCGACCCTGCTGGTCTACAACGACCGCTCCCGAGGCAATTCGCGCATCGATCGCGAAGACAGCGTGTACCGCGCCGAAGAGCCAGCCCTGGAAGACCTGATCGGACACGAGTGGGGGCTCAAGTACCGGGTCCGTGGTCGCCACGCCGGGCAAGACCCGTTGCTGTTTCTCGATCTGCGCAACGCCCGCGGTTGGGTCAAGCAGCACAGCGCCGGAAAGAGCGTGCTCAATCTGTTTGCCTATACCTGCGGCGTCGGCCTCAGTGCCGCCGCCGGTGGTGCCCGGGAGGTGTGCAACCTGGACTTCGCCGAAGGCAACCTGGCGGTCGGTCGGGAGAACGGCCAGCTCAACCCGCACCTGCCCGGCATGCAGTTCGTGCAGTCGGACTACTTCCCGGCGATCCGCCAGTTGGCAGGCCTGCCCATCACTCAGCGACGCGGGCAGAAACTGCCCAGCTACCCACGCCTTGAGCAGCGCCAATACGACCTGGTGCTGCTGGACCCGCCGGCCTGGGCCAAGAGTGCGTTCGGCACCGTCGACCTGCTGCGCGACTACCAGAGCCTGCTGAAGCCGGCGCTTTTGGCCACGGCCGAAGACGGCGTGTTGATCTGCTGTAACAACCTGGCCAAGGTGCCAATGCCGCAATGGCGCGAGCAAGTGTTGCGCTGTGCCGAAAAAGCCGGGCGCCCGGTGCGCGATTGCCAGGTCCTGACACCGGCCGCGGACTTCCCTTCCCATGACGGCCAGCCGCCGTTGAAAACCCTGATCCTGCAACTTTGA